The Apis mellifera strain DH4 linkage group LG16, Amel_HAv3.1, whole genome shotgun sequence genome has a segment encoding these proteins:
- the LOC412455 gene encoding protein shuttle craft: MATWDGSYSGPDDQNCYVYPDQNVSGTTTRNWTLFPNNINNDYLQPNHEFYVQNEPIFEQNNPNTFYQSNTNVMSNLLTTTTYHDHVTNSVSNTEVLNNQEYFPNVDSQQCYIYENNWNSDYDLLKNKIKHDSIKRIKKTSSNITNHSKLHVMAQEFVPNNKEDDDRKKNNELLNTKSINDSDVCIKENNKKSNKYFFCNANRHEKKYNNKRSSNYKPKEGQQDQCYKRNTNTNSYPQQMKTPYKFLGNKYFTNKYYSGKSQINSKYVNEDASDKRTMNNNDACNSKKDSITNLSKRERESSLNINKNKNLSNEDNDERSIIADNIQSNDISQSNNLIKELTYYNSGLKQTYNNHKSIRKYNDRYNREENYKEKQFQYQGYSRENYYKEDKFKVKSQICNNGEYNEYKENFSEETGLETKEVKEKRHNYQGYSGFKEHNKESKMEIFKEKDKNKHYVFGNKEKGNEHWRNKREISERNNIQKRGQNKRSPIDDDASQRERLTEQLNRGQLECLVCCEYIKQNDYIWSCSNCYHVLHLKCIKKWAKSSQAENGWRCPACQNVNLIIPEDYFCFCGKTKAPEWNRRDVAHSCGEICGRMLSKNNCPHKCTLLCHPGSCPQCTAMVAKYCGCGKTLQTVQCSVHKLLLCDSICDKNLNCGRHKCQKKCHHGECANCEETITQKCFCGKNTREITCENNISLTYSCETVCGKLLECGNHTCTKLCHADACESCSLIPEKITTCCCGQTPLTDKRQSCLDPIPVCEKICSKNLKCGQPNNPHKCKARCHEGDCPVCDLSTDVKCRCGNMDREIACKDLISKADDARCEKKCIKKRSCGKHKCNQLCCIEIEHICPLICSKTLSCGRHKCEQRCHKGRCQPCWRSSFDELYCECGSSVIYPPVPCGTRRPVCDKPCSRQHSCGHEVLHNCHSEITCPPCTVLTQRWCHGKHELRKAVPCHVNEISCGLSCNKPISCGRHKCITICHPGPCEKPGQQCSQPCTTLREMCGHICAAPCHEGKCPDTPCKEMVKVTCQCGHRTMFRVCAENSKEYQRIASSILASKMADMQLGHSINLEEVFGQGVKKQNQLKTLECNDECKIIERNRRLALGLQIINPDLSGKLMPRYSDFMKQWAKKDPHFCQMVHEKLTELVQLAKISKQKSRSYSFDSMNKDKRHFIHESCEHFGCESQAYDQEPKRNVVATAVKDKCWLPSYSLLEIVQRENGQRKVPGPMLNTTKTDGSVKTILSLPAKKTQKPDTPSSIKTSEPEIDYFDYQG; encoded by the exons atggcTACTTGGGATGGTTCTTACTCAGGACCAGATGATCAAAATTGTTACGTTTATCCCGATCAGAATGTTTCTGGAACTACAACAAGAAACTGGACATTATTtcctaataatataaataatgattatttacaaCCTAATCACGAGTTTTATGTACAAAATGAACCtatatttgaacaaaataatccaaatacTTTCTATCAATCAAATACAAATGTCATGTCAAATTTATTGACCACAACCACTTATCATGATCATGTAACAAATTCTGTAAGTAATACAgaagtattaaataatcaagaatattttccaaatgtcGATTCTCagcaatgttatatatatgaaaacaaTTGGAATTctgattatgatttattaaagaataagataaaacatgattctataaaaagaattaaaaagactTCAAGTAACATAAcaaatcattcaaaattaCATGTTATGGCACAAGAATTTGTAccaaataataaagaagatgatgatagaaagaaaaataatgaattattaaatacaaaatctaTTAATGATTCAGATGTttgtattaaagaaaataacaaaaaatcaaataaatatttcttttgtaatgCAAATagacatgaaaaaaaatataataacaaaagaagTTCTAATTATAAACCTAAAGAAGGACAACAAGATCAatgttataaaagaaatacaaataccAATTCTTATCCACAACAAATGAAGACACCTTATAAATTTCTAGGTAATAAATACTTTAccaacaaatattattcaggaaaatctcaaataaattcaaaatatgtaaatgaagATGCATCAGATAAACGTACAATGAATAACAATGATGCTTGTAATAGTAAAAAAGAttctattacaaatttaagtaaaagagaaagagaatcatctttaaatataaataaaaataaaaatttatcaaatgaagACAATGATGAAAGATCTATTATTGCTGATAATATACAGTCTAATGATATATCACaatctaataatctaattaagGAATTAACTTACTATAATTCTGGCTTAAAACAAACTTATAATAATCACAAaagtataagaaaatataatgatagatataatagagaggaaaattataaagaaaagcaATTTCAATATCAAGGATATAgtagagaaaattattataaagaagataaatttaaagtaaaaagcCAAATATGTAACAATGgagaatataatgaatataaagaaaattttagtgAGGAAACTGGATTAGAAACAAaggaagtaaaagaaaaaagacataATTACCAAGGATATAGTGGATTTAAAGAACAtaataaagaaagtaaaatggaaatttttaaagaaaaagataaaaataaacattatgtatttggaaataaagaaaaaggaaatgaacATTGgcgaaataaaagagaaattagtgaaagaaataatatccaaAAACGAGGACAAAATAAAAGATCACCAATtg atGATGATGCAAGTCAAAGAGAAAGATTAACAGAGCAGCTGAATAGAGGGCAATTGGAATGTTTAGTATGttgtgaatatattaaacaaaatgattatatttggtCATGTTCTAATTGCTATCATGTTCTACacttaaaatgtattaaaaaatgggCAAAATCATCGCAAGctg AAAATGGATGGAGATGCCCAGCATgtcaaaatgttaatttaataattcctgAAGATTACTTTTGTTTTTGTGGTAAAACAAAAGCACCTGAATGGAATCGTAGAGATGTTGCACATTCCTGTGGTGAAATTTGTGGTAGAATGttgtcaaaaaataattgtccTCATAAATGCACTCTTTTATGTCATCCAGGATCTTGTCCACAATGCACTGCAATGGTAGCAAAATATTGTGGCTGTGGTAAAACTTTGCAAACAGTGCAATGTAgtgttcataaattattattgtgtgATTCCATATgtgataagaatttaaattgtgGCAGACATAAATGTCAAAAGAAATGTCATCATGGAGAATGTGCAAATTGTGAAGAAACAATAACACAAA aatgTTTTTGTGGTAAAAATACAAGAGAAATAActtgtgaaaataatatttcgcttACATATTCTTGTGAAACAGTTTGtggtaaattattagaatgcGGCAATCATACTTGTACAAAATTATGTCATGCAGATGCTTGTGAATCTTGTTCTTTAATTCCTGAGAAAATTACAACTTGCTGTTGTGGACAAACACCATTAACAGATAAAAGACAAAGTTGTTTAGATCCAATTCCTGtatgtgaaaaaatatgttcgaaaaatttaaagtgtGGACAACCTA atAATCCTCATAAATGTAAAGCAAGATGTCATGAAGGAGATTGTCCTGTTTGTGATTTATCTACAGACGTTAAATGTCGTTGCGGAAATATGGATAGAGAAATAGCttgtaaagatttaatatcaaaagctGATGATGCaagatgtgaaaaaaaatgtataaagaaaagatCTTGTGGCAAGCACAAATGTAATCAATTATGTTGTATAGAAATAGAACATATTTGTCCATTAATTTGTTCTAAAACTTTAAGTTGTGGTAGACATAAATGTGAACAAAGGTGTCATAAag ggAGATGTCAACCTTGCTGGCGTAGTAGTTTTGATGAATTATATTGTGAATGTGGATCTTCAGTGATATATCCTCCTGTTCCATGTGGAACACGAAGACCTGTATGTGATAAACCTTGTTCTCGCCAGCATTCTTGTGGACATGAAGTATTGCATAATTGTCATAGTGAAATAACTTGCCCACCTTGTACTGTTCTCACTCAAAGATGGTGTCATGGTAAACACGAATTACGAAAAGCTGTGCCATGTCatgttaatgaaatttcatgtGGTTTATCATGTAATAAACCCATATCTTGTGGTCGACATAAATGTATTACTATTTGTCATCCTGGACCATGTGAAAAACCAGGACAACAGTGTTCTCAGCCTTGCACTACTTTAAGAGAAATGTGTGGACATATTTGTGCTGCTCCATGTCATGAGGGTAAATGTCCAGATACACCTTGTAAGGAAATGGTTaag GTGACATGTCAATGTGGACATAGAACTATGTTTCGTGTTTGTGCCGAAAATTCTAAAGAATATCAAAGAATAGCAAGTAGTATATTAGCTAGTAAAATGGCTGATATGCAACTAGgtcattctattaatttagaagaagTATTTGGTCAAGGagtaaagaaacaaaatcagTTAAAAACTTTAGAATGTAATGatgaatgtaaaataatagaacGGAATAGAAGATTGGCATTAggtttacaaattataaatccaGATTTAAGTGGAAAATTAATGCCTAGATATAGTGATTTTATGAAACAATGGGCTAAGAAAGATCCGCATTTTTGTCAAATGGTTCATGAAAAATTAACAGAGTTGGTTCAATTAGCAAAGATTTCTAAACAAAAATCACGCAGTTATTCTTTTGACAGCATGAATAAAGATAAACGTCATTTCATTCATGAGTCTTGTGAACATTTTGGTTGCGAAAGTCAGGCATATGATCAGGAGCCAAAAAGAAATGTTGTTGCAACTGCTGTAAAAGATaaa tgtTGGTTACCTAGTTATAgtttattagaaattgtaCAACGAGAAAATGGTCAAAGAAAAGTTCCAGGTCCAATGTTAAATACTACAAAAACTGATGGATCTGTGaa aaCAATATTATCACTGCCTGCAAAAAAAACTCAAAAACCAGACACACCATCAAGCATAAAAACATCAGAACcagaaatagattattttgattatcaaGGTTAA